A region from the Thauera humireducens genome encodes:
- a CDS encoding tyrosine-type recombinase/integrase gives MSPLRQQMIDAMVLRGLARRTQQAYLSVVAQLAAHYHCSPDRLDAAQVKAWLLHRITERHLAYTTVNQAVCALKFFFDIVLGRTAEAITIPYAHTPQRQPEILSREELARLFEAAANLRTRTLLMTAYAAGLRVSEVCALRVADIDSAPDRMCIRVVAGKGGKDRYTLLSPSLLEALRVYWRICKPRDWLFPRTTDAARPFDVSSAQRAYYRARDRAGITKTGGIHTLRHAFATHLLEAGVDLATLAKLLGHGHLSTTQRYLHLARPGSIPHDSPLDLLRRL, from the coding sequence ATGAGCCCCTTACGTCAGCAGATGATCGACGCGATGGTGCTGCGCGGATTGGCACGGCGCACGCAGCAGGCCTACCTGTCGGTGGTGGCGCAGTTGGCCGCGCACTACCACTGCAGTCCCGACCGCCTCGATGCCGCACAGGTGAAGGCCTGGCTGCTGCACCGGATCACCGAGCGGCACCTGGCCTACACCACCGTGAACCAAGCCGTGTGCGCCCTGAAGTTCTTCTTCGACATCGTGCTGGGCCGCACGGCCGAGGCCATCACGATTCCCTACGCGCACACGCCGCAGCGTCAGCCGGAGATCCTCTCGCGCGAGGAACTGGCGCGCCTGTTCGAGGCGGCCGCCAATCTGCGCACGCGCACGCTGTTGATGACGGCTTACGCGGCCGGACTGCGGGTGTCCGAGGTGTGCGCGCTGCGCGTCGCCGACATCGACAGCGCGCCGGATCGCATGTGCATCAGGGTGGTGGCGGGCAAGGGTGGCAAGGATCGCTACACGCTGCTCAGTCCGAGCCTGCTCGAAGCGCTGCGCGTCTATTGGCGCATCTGCAAACCCCGCGACTGGCTGTTCCCTCGCACCACCGACGCCGCCCGGCCATTCGACGTCAGCAGTGCGCAACGTGCGTACTACCGTGCCCGCGATCGGGCCGGCATCACCAAGACGGGCGGCATCCACACGCTACGCCACGCCTTCGCCACCCATCTGCTGGAGGCCGGCGTCGATCTTGCCACGCTCGCGAAGCTCCTGGGCCACGGCCACCTGTCGACCACGCAGCGCTACCTGCATCTGGCGCGTCCGGGTTCAATCCCCCACGACAGCCCGCTCGATCTGCTGCGCCGGCTCTGA
- a CDS encoding mechanosensitive ion channel family protein: MPIDSLERLFIAIPGQWERAIATVLMVLVGATLTHLWARYLARGEVISNEKRRVHLVWVRNTIWFVVLFVIISVWASTIAGFALSLAAVAGAMLIVSKELLMCVLGYLYLTLVRPFKVGDLIESSLFSGRVVDIDMFATTLAEYGHAGQVTGKVVEFPNGLLLTTPVKNVSPTGEYVLHLMRVPVPAAMVCDLVSIEDTARTAAELATREWQEQAEAHFRKLANEDFISYSSGRIKVLWDFVDPEHLMLIIRITCPVAMRLKVEQSVFRAIWLEVSRQRSDLGATGWAAPSLMTDN, from the coding sequence ATGCCAATCGATAGCCTCGAGCGCCTCTTCATTGCCATTCCTGGTCAATGGGAGAGGGCGATCGCAACCGTCCTTATGGTTTTGGTGGGCGCCACGCTGACACATCTTTGGGCTCGCTACCTGGCGCGCGGAGAGGTCATCTCCAACGAGAAGCGTCGGGTTCACCTGGTGTGGGTCCGCAACACCATCTGGTTTGTCGTATTGTTCGTGATCATTTCGGTCTGGGCGTCAACGATCGCGGGCTTTGCCTTGTCACTCGCTGCGGTCGCGGGTGCTATGCTGATCGTCAGCAAGGAACTGCTGATGTGTGTGCTCGGCTACCTCTATCTGACACTGGTCCGGCCTTTCAAGGTAGGAGACCTTATTGAATCCAGCCTGTTCAGCGGCCGAGTCGTCGATATCGACATGTTCGCGACCACCTTGGCCGAGTATGGCCATGCAGGGCAAGTCACGGGGAAGGTTGTCGAGTTTCCCAACGGCCTGCTGCTGACCACACCGGTCAAGAATGTATCGCCCACCGGCGAATACGTGCTGCACCTGATGAGGGTTCCCGTTCCGGCTGCGATGGTGTGCGACCTTGTCAGCATCGAAGACACCGCTAGAACGGCTGCAGAACTTGCGACCCGTGAATGGCAGGAGCAGGCTGAAGCGCACTTCCGTAAACTCGCGAACGAGGACTTCATCTCCTACTCGTCAGGCCGGATCAAGGTGCTCTGGGATTTTGTTGATCCTGAGCATCTCATGCTCATCATCCGTATAACCTGCCCGGTCGCAATGCGACTGAAGGTCGAACAGTCGGTGTTCAGAGCGATCTGGCTCGAAGTCAGTCGGCAACGTTCTGATTTAGGGGCAACTGGATGGGCTGCGCCGAGCTTGATGACTGATAACTAG
- a CDS encoding cation transporter, with amino-acid sequence MAGCCSHSTCDASAASPRFRQALWIALIVNAAMFLVEFVAGLAVGSVALWADALDFAGDAANYALSLTVLSWGLIWRARAALLKGVAMVLFGAVVMARALWAFQHGVTPEPITMGVVGILALLANAGVAMMLYRFRAGDANMRSVWLCSRNDAIGNLAVILAAAGVFGTGSALPDLVVALVMSGLALWSGLVIVAHARRDIGDARQVHQKG; translated from the coding sequence ATGGCCGGCTGTTGTTCCCACTCCACCTGCGATGCCAGCGCAGCGAGCCCGCGCTTCCGCCAAGCACTGTGGATTGCATTGATCGTGAATGCGGCGATGTTCTTGGTCGAATTCGTCGCCGGCCTTGCAGTCGGTTCGGTCGCCCTATGGGCCGACGCCCTCGATTTCGCAGGAGATGCCGCCAACTATGCGCTGTCGCTGACGGTGCTGTCGTGGGGATTGATATGGCGGGCACGCGCGGCCTTGCTCAAGGGCGTGGCGATGGTGCTTTTCGGCGCCGTTGTAATGGCACGCGCCCTGTGGGCCTTCCAGCACGGCGTGACGCCTGAGCCGATTACGATGGGCGTGGTCGGCATCCTCGCACTGCTCGCCAACGCAGGGGTGGCGATGATGTTGTATCGATTTCGCGCGGGCGACGCGAACATGCGTTCGGTGTGGCTGTGCAGCCGCAACGATGCGATCGGCAATCTCGCGGTGATCCTGGCGGCGGCAGGCGTCTTCGGTACCGGAAGCGCATTGCCGGACCTTGTCGTTGCACTGGTGATGTCCGGGCTCGCGCTGTGGTCGGGGCTTGTCATCGTCGCTCACGCCCGGCGCGACATCGGCGACGCACGACAAGTCCATCAGAAGGGATGA
- a CDS encoding universal stress protein: MMSAIKRIHAATDFSELGNEAVRRAAIIAAREDAELLVTHAFPRQSAFDAVFAGEHDLQDRMRALAEENLAAQIKAAQSCGATRARGEILTGSARRVLAETSDIFRPDLWVIGAHGSGLLQQFLLGGTAAHILNKASCPVLVTRRAVEGDYRRALAAVDLGPRSEAVLRAALIVAKHAGVKLLHAYAAPFEAKLRNKRFPETEIKRLAEREFLVAQRNLDALLADPELVGIDIESELSHGKPNTVVPDAARALGADVIVVGRHGGGRIRESLIGSVPRFLAYYAPCDVLVV, translated from the coding sequence ATGATGAGTGCGATAAAACGGATCCACGCAGCAACCGATTTTTCTGAGCTGGGTAACGAAGCAGTGCGTCGAGCAGCGATCATCGCAGCACGCGAGGATGCGGAATTGCTGGTGACCCACGCGTTCCCCCGGCAGAGTGCGTTTGACGCCGTCTTTGCCGGCGAACACGACCTTCAGGATCGGATGCGTGCCCTAGCCGAGGAAAATCTCGCTGCGCAGATCAAAGCGGCGCAAAGTTGCGGTGCGACTCGTGCTCGCGGTGAGATCTTGACCGGCTCCGCGCGTCGTGTGCTGGCGGAGACTTCTGACATCTTTCGCCCAGACCTTTGGGTGATCGGAGCGCACGGCAGCGGTCTGTTACAACAGTTCCTGCTCGGCGGTACAGCAGCGCACATTCTGAACAAGGCCTCGTGTCCGGTACTGGTCACGCGCAGGGCGGTCGAAGGAGACTATCGTCGTGCATTGGCTGCGGTGGACCTGGGCCCACGCTCAGAGGCGGTGTTGCGCGCGGCCTTGATCGTGGCGAAGCACGCCGGGGTCAAGTTGCTTCATGCCTACGCTGCGCCATTCGAGGCCAAGTTGCGGAACAAGCGCTTCCCAGAAACCGAAATCAAGCGTCTGGCGGAAAGGGAGTTCCTTGTTGCCCAGCGCAACCTCGATGCCCTCCTTGCTGACCCGGAGCTGGTCGGGATCGACATTGAGAGCGAACTCTCACACGGAAAACCCAATACGGTCGTGCCAGATGCGGCTCGCGCACTCGGCGCGGACGTGATCGTTGTTGGCAGACACGGGGGAGGCCGTATTCGCGAGTCCTTGATCGGGAGCGTTCCGCGCTTTCTTGCCTATTACGCCCCCTGCGACGTGCTGGTGGTCTAG
- a CDS encoding P-II family nitrogen regulator gives MILATEKRVLFTVITEATLEQPLLRELDRLGVRGYTISDARGKGNRGVRDAAWGETANIRIEVICTRELAERVLEFLHKHYYANYAMVAFVQDVEVIRLDKF, from the coding sequence GTGATTCTGGCAACCGAAAAACGCGTTCTGTTTACCGTGATCACCGAAGCGACGCTTGAACAGCCCTTGCTGCGCGAGCTAGATCGCTTGGGCGTTCGTGGCTACACCATTTCTGACGCCCGCGGCAAAGGCAACCGCGGCGTGCGTGATGCTGCTTGGGGGGAGACCGCGAACATCCGAATCGAAGTCATTTGCACTCGCGAACTTGCCGAACGCGTGCTCGAGTTCCTGCACAAACACTATTATGCCAACTACGCGATGGTCGCATTCGTGCAGGACGTAGAGGTCATTCGCCTCGACAAGTTCTGA
- a CDS encoding cation-transporting P-type ATPase has protein sequence MSDPKQKHWHHLTGEQVLRLLATNGQTGLDRVAVEERQHQHGPNSLARRVGDGPLLRFLLQFNQALVYILLIAVIIKLSLGAFVDAAVIFGVVLLNSIIGFVQEGKALNALEALSRTLKMETTVLRAGEKQRIDAAGLVPGDIVLLASGDKVPADLFLLRSRSLQIDESALTGESVPVDKFPGILELETPLADRTNLAYSSTLVTYGTGVGVVVATGDSTEIGRISELIASAEVIATPLTRKIAHFSRLLLYAILGLAGLTFAVGLWHGQYWVDLFMAAVALSVAMIPEGLPAVLTITLAIGVARMAKRNAIIRRLPAVETLGSTTVVCSDKTGTITRNEMTVQRLWVDGQSFELSGIGYAPEGELRLDGERHSAAEHGVVRELLRAGLLCNDAVLKRDGDAWRIEGDPTEGALLVAASKAGLDARTENARAARLETIPFESQHQYMVTLHGGDNPVVYLKGSVEKILERCTVMLGVDGSVGALDADEVLRQVNAMAGHGLRVLAFARMAVARGTTDIDHQDVCDGLTFLGLQGMIDPPREEAIHAVRACQEAGIKVKMITGDHAATAAAIAGQIGLLHTSGHAGVLTGRALEEIPDADLIDVAAHTAVFARVTPEQKLRLVEALQARGEVVAMTGDGVNDAPALRRADIGVAMGITGTDVSKEAADMVLTDDNFATIEAAVEEGRGVFDNLIKFITWILPTNAGQGLVIIAAVMAAQPLPVLPVQALWINMTTAVLLGLTLAFEPRERDIMSRPPRLSAAPILNGELIKRILLVGLLLLVGSFGLFEWALYSGRSEQEARTIAVNVFAVGQSFYLLNCRSLRYSMFRLGLFSNPWIWAGIGAMMAVQLLFTYIPLMNKLFHTAPIGWIDWGLIVAVGLAIYLVIEGEKAWRRRGASSTVTH, from the coding sequence GTGAGCGACCCGAAGCAGAAGCACTGGCACCATCTGACCGGCGAACAGGTGCTGAGACTGCTTGCCACGAATGGGCAGACAGGCCTGGATCGGGTTGCGGTAGAAGAGCGACAACATCAACATGGACCAAACTCGCTGGCCAGGCGAGTTGGCGATGGACCCTTGTTGAGGTTTCTGCTGCAGTTCAATCAGGCGCTGGTCTACATTCTGCTTATTGCAGTGATCATCAAGCTCTCTTTGGGGGCCTTCGTCGATGCAGCGGTGATCTTCGGCGTGGTGCTGCTCAACTCGATCATCGGATTCGTGCAGGAGGGTAAGGCGCTCAATGCGCTCGAGGCGCTGTCGCGCACCTTGAAGATGGAGACCACCGTATTGCGGGCCGGAGAAAAGCAGCGCATCGACGCAGCCGGGCTCGTACCAGGTGACATCGTCCTTCTCGCCTCCGGCGATAAGGTGCCCGCAGACCTGTTTCTGTTGCGCAGCCGCAGCCTGCAAATCGATGAGTCGGCTCTGACTGGTGAATCAGTGCCGGTGGACAAGTTCCCTGGCATTCTGGAACTCGAGACGCCACTCGCCGACCGCACGAACCTGGCATATTCCTCAACCCTGGTCACTTACGGTACAGGGGTCGGCGTCGTTGTCGCCACCGGGGACAGCACCGAGATCGGCCGCATTTCGGAGCTCATAGCCAGCGCCGAGGTAATCGCCACACCGCTGACGCGCAAGATCGCCCACTTCAGCAGGCTGCTACTCTACGCGATCCTGGGGCTGGCTGGCCTGACCTTTGCCGTGGGCCTGTGGCATGGGCAGTATTGGGTGGACCTCTTCATGGCCGCCGTTGCCTTGTCGGTTGCGATGATCCCGGAGGGGCTGCCCGCAGTGCTCACCATCACACTTGCCATTGGCGTAGCGCGCATGGCAAAACGCAACGCGATCATCCGTCGCCTGCCTGCGGTCGAGACGCTCGGCAGCACTACCGTGGTGTGCTCGGACAAGACAGGAACAATTACTCGCAATGAGATGACGGTCCAGCGACTCTGGGTCGACGGACAGTCGTTCGAGCTCAGCGGCATCGGCTACGCGCCGGAGGGCGAGTTGCGACTTGATGGCGAGCGTCACTCAGCCGCCGAGCACGGGGTTGTGCGCGAGTTGCTGCGTGCCGGCCTCCTCTGTAATGACGCGGTGCTCAAGCGTGACGGTGATGCCTGGCGAATCGAGGGTGACCCCACCGAGGGGGCGCTGCTGGTCGCGGCCAGCAAGGCCGGTCTCGATGCTAGGACCGAAAACGCTCGTGCCGCCAGGCTGGAGACGATTCCGTTCGAATCGCAACATCAATACATGGTCACCCTGCACGGCGGCGACAACCCGGTCGTCTATCTCAAGGGGTCGGTTGAAAAGATCCTCGAGCGTTGCACGGTCATGCTCGGAGTAGACGGTTCGGTGGGCGCGCTCGACGCTGATGAGGTCCTTCGTCAGGTCAATGCAATGGCCGGTCACGGACTACGGGTGCTGGCGTTTGCCCGGATGGCCGTAGCGCGCGGGACTACCGACATCGATCATCAGGATGTCTGCGACGGCCTCACCTTTCTGGGTCTGCAGGGCATGATCGATCCGCCACGCGAGGAGGCGATCCACGCAGTGCGAGCCTGCCAGGAAGCGGGGATCAAGGTCAAGATGATCACGGGCGATCACGCCGCGACCGCCGCTGCCATTGCCGGCCAGATAGGCTTGTTGCACACCTCGGGACATGCGGGGGTACTCACTGGGCGCGCGCTCGAAGAGATCCCTGATGCCGACTTGATCGACGTTGCCGCGCACACGGCGGTGTTTGCACGCGTGACGCCCGAACAGAAGCTGCGCTTGGTCGAGGCCTTGCAGGCACGCGGGGAGGTGGTCGCGATGACCGGCGATGGCGTAAACGACGCGCCGGCGCTGCGAAGGGCCGACATTGGTGTCGCGATGGGCATCACCGGCACGGATGTCTCGAAGGAGGCCGCGGACATGGTGCTCACCGATGACAATTTCGCCACCATCGAAGCTGCTGTAGAAGAGGGCCGCGGCGTATTCGACAACCTGATCAAGTTCATCACCTGGATCTTGCCGACCAACGCCGGTCAGGGACTGGTGATCATCGCTGCGGTGATGGCGGCGCAGCCGCTGCCGGTGCTGCCGGTTCAGGCGCTGTGGATCAACATGACCACGGCCGTGCTACTTGGCCTCACCCTGGCTTTCGAGCCACGGGAGCGGGACATAATGAGTCGCCCGCCAAGGTTGTCCGCGGCACCGATCCTCAACGGCGAATTGATCAAACGCATCCTGCTGGTCGGCCTGCTGCTTCTCGTGGGTAGCTTCGGCCTGTTCGAATGGGCGTTGTATAGCGGGCGCAGCGAGCAGGAGGCGAGGACGATCGCAGTGAACGTCTTCGCGGTCGGGCAATCATTCTATCTGCTCAACTGCCGTTCGCTGCGGTACTCCATGTTCCGTCTCGGGCTGTTCAGTAATCCTTGGATCTGGGCAGGCATCGGGGCGATGATGGCTGTGCAGTTGCTGTTCACCTATATTCCGCTGATGAACAAGCTTTTCCACACGGCGCCGATCGGCTGGATCGACTGGGGGCTGATCGTTGCCGTCGGCCTCGCCATTTATCTGGTGATCGAAGGCGAGAAGGCTTGGAGAAGACGTGGCGCAAGCAGCACGGTAACGCACTGA
- a CDS encoding phosphate-starvation-inducible PsiE family protein has product MNTSNEKGVKQETMGGTIPLLNWIIGRVARVLAVIMVLVIIWGVADVLYVLYQRLMSPPFMLLEIKDILATFGAFMAVLIAIEIYHNIILYAESDKSHHLAVEIVLGTALMAISRKVIILDFNDVEPSYLYGTAAITFALAVGYYLIVIRPRKHKVVCGEG; this is encoded by the coding sequence ATGAATACAAGCAACGAGAAGGGCGTTAAGCAAGAGACCATGGGGGGCACGATCCCTTTACTGAACTGGATCATCGGGCGGGTTGCCCGCGTGCTGGCGGTAATCATGGTTCTGGTGATCATCTGGGGAGTCGCCGACGTTCTTTATGTCTTGTATCAGAGGTTGATGTCGCCGCCATTCATGCTGCTCGAGATCAAGGACATACTGGCGACCTTCGGGGCCTTCATGGCGGTTCTGATAGCGATAGAGATCTATCACAACATCATCCTTTACGCCGAGAGTGACAAAAGCCACCACCTTGCGGTGGAGATCGTGCTTGGAACTGCGCTGATGGCGATCTCACGCAAGGTGATCATTCTCGACTTCAACGACGTCGAACCCAGCTATCTCTACGGTACCGCGGCGATCACATTCGCCCTCGCAGTTGGCTACTACCTGATCGTGATCAGACCGAGAAAGCACAAAGTAGTCTGCGGAGAAGGGTGA
- the cadR gene encoding Cd(II)/Pb(II)-responsive transcriptional regulator: MKIGELAKAAHVEVETIRYYERIGLLPAPSRSPNGYRAYAGGHLERLAFIRHCRALDIALVDVAQLLRFVDDPTTDCAEVDALIDSQLTRVRARLDTLQMLERQLVALRNQCGAPDRAAQCGILHELEAPTRGDVCVCHDEHAQ; this comes from the coding sequence ATGAAGATCGGTGAATTGGCCAAGGCCGCGCACGTCGAGGTCGAAACCATCCGCTACTACGAACGGATCGGTCTGCTCCCGGCGCCTTCCCGCAGCCCCAATGGATATCGGGCCTACGCGGGTGGGCACCTTGAGCGCCTCGCGTTCATCCGCCACTGCCGGGCACTGGACATTGCCTTGGTCGACGTCGCGCAACTGCTGCGCTTCGTGGACGACCCCACAACCGACTGTGCTGAGGTCGACGCGTTGATCGACTCCCAACTCACCCGTGTCCGCGCGCGTCTCGACACCCTGCAAATGCTCGAGCGCCAACTCGTCGCCCTGCGCAACCAGTGCGGTGCCCCCGATCGTGCGGCGCAATGCGGCATCCTGCATGAGCTCGAGGCGCCGACGCGGGGGGATGTCTGTGTGTGCCACGATGAGCATGCGCAATGA